Proteins from one Streptomyces sp. NBC_00390 genomic window:
- a CDS encoding lysine N(6)-hydroxylase/L-ornithine N(5)-oxygenase family protein, giving the protein MTGTPAPGAHDPEQPHDLVGIGIGPFNLSLAALAHGVPGGLATAFYEQAPAFHWHPGLLIKGATLQVPFLADLVTLADPTSRWSFLSHLRSKDRLFPFYFAERFHIERTEYDAYCRWVADHLPGLHFAHQVDAVRWNTERSLFEVDFTQLDTDGNAESLGRTYTRSIALGIGTEPYVPDPLRPLADAPSAPVFHSADYLDHRQQLLDAEHITVIGSGQSGAEIFLDLLRARPAGAEKIHWMARTEAFAPMEYSKLGLEHFTPDYTRYFHALPETVRNELVPRQWQLHKGIDTDTIAAIHDELYHRSLHGGWPDAVLTPGVTVRTAGRVATTKIELHLEHTQQGTRTRFITDAVVLATGYRERPLGHLLAGLEPYMLRDSAGRPLIDEEYRLVLDPAVTGSAYVQNAERHTHGVGAPDLSLAAWRSAAILNSLTGKEPYPLPRRTAFTRFGMETRKAPGIPGQAPPLIPIEQR; this is encoded by the coding sequence ATGACCGGCACGCCCGCCCCCGGCGCCCACGACCCCGAACAGCCCCATGACCTCGTGGGCATCGGCATCGGCCCGTTCAACCTCTCCCTCGCGGCCCTCGCCCACGGCGTCCCCGGCGGCCTCGCCACCGCCTTCTACGAACAGGCACCCGCCTTCCACTGGCACCCCGGCCTGCTCATCAAGGGCGCCACCCTCCAGGTCCCCTTCCTCGCCGACCTGGTCACCCTCGCCGACCCCACAAGCCGCTGGTCCTTCCTCAGCCATCTGCGCTCCAAGGACCGGCTCTTCCCCTTCTACTTCGCCGAGCGGTTCCACATCGAACGCACCGAATACGACGCCTACTGCCGCTGGGTCGCGGACCACCTCCCCGGCCTCCACTTCGCCCACCAGGTCGACGCCGTCCGCTGGAACACCGAACGCTCCCTGTTCGAAGTCGACTTCACCCAGCTCGACACCGACGGCAACGCGGAATCACTCGGCCGCACCTACACCCGCTCCATCGCACTCGGCATCGGCACCGAGCCCTACGTCCCCGACCCGCTGCGCCCGCTCGCCGACGCCCCCAGCGCCCCCGTCTTCCACTCCGCCGACTACCTCGACCACCGCCAACAGCTGCTGGACGCCGAACACATCACCGTCATCGGCTCAGGACAGTCCGGCGCCGAGATCTTCCTCGACCTGCTGCGCGCCCGGCCCGCCGGCGCCGAGAAGATCCACTGGATGGCCCGCACCGAGGCGTTCGCACCGATGGAATACTCCAAACTCGGCCTCGAACACTTCACCCCCGACTACACCCGCTACTTCCACGCCCTGCCCGAAACGGTGCGCAACGAACTCGTCCCGCGCCAGTGGCAGCTCCACAAAGGCATCGACACCGACACCATCGCCGCCATCCACGACGAGCTCTACCACCGCAGCCTGCACGGCGGCTGGCCCGATGCCGTCCTCACCCCCGGCGTCACCGTGCGCACCGCCGGCCGGGTCGCCACCACCAAGATCGAACTCCATCTCGAACACACCCAGCAGGGCACCCGCACCCGCTTCATCACCGACGCCGTCGTCCTCGCCACCGGCTACCGCGAACGCCCCCTGGGCCACCTGCTCGCCGGACTCGAGCCCTACATGCTCCGCGACAGCGCAGGCCGCCCCCTCATCGACGAGGAGTACCGCCTCGTCCTCGACCCGGCCGTGACCGGATCCGCCTACGTACAGAACGCCGAACGCCACACCCACGGCGTCGGCGCCCCCGACCTCTCACTCGCCGCCTGGCGCAGCGCCGCCATCCTCAACTCCCTCACCGGCAAGGAGCCCTACCCGCTGCCCCGACGCACCGCCTTCACCCGCTTCGGCATGGAAACGCGCAAGGCGCCCGGCATTCCAGGCCAGGCGCCCCCGCTCATCCCGATCGAACAGCGCTAG